The Megalobrama amblycephala isolate DHTTF-2021 linkage group LG13, ASM1881202v1, whole genome shotgun sequence genome contains a region encoding:
- the gpr20 gene encoding G-protein coupled receptor 20 — MCRSSQQTTKMTLTEGSSNVSLTSTSAPHLTTNTSPPYRESYLYRLAHLDEGLYNDFYSLWIALVVINTLIFMVGMTLNSLALYVFCFRTKSKTTSVIYTINLVVTDLLVNLSLPTRIILYYSGGKCLNCSYMHIFSYFVNMYCSILFLTSICVDRYLAIVQAEASRKWRNPGVAKAVCVCIWLFAIIVTYSLLTTAFKHSGCCLSKLFALTVFEFFLPMVIIVVFTIRIMCALSSPGLMQQSRDRRMKAVQLLSTVLVIFTVCFTPFHIRQVLFYFHPDLPHHVIVYHVTVTLSSLNSCLDPVVYCFVTTNFQSTMKRFFRKIEREQTSGDIISMQKSSKASGLQATVIALANSIRINMSPVQQGSRPA; from the exons ATGTGCAG aTCCAGCCAGCAAACCACAAAGATGACCCTTACAGAGGGTTCATCGAATGTGAGCCTCACATCAACATCAGCTCCTCACCTAACAACCAATACTTCTCCACCATACCGTGAATCTTATTTATACAGACTGGCCCACTTGGATGAAGGTCTCTATAATGACTTTTACAGCCTGTGGATAGCTCTGGTGGTCATCAACACACTTATCTTTATGGTAGGGATGACCCTGAACAGTCTGGCTTTGTATGTCTTCTGCTTCAGGACCAAGTCGAAGACTACATCAGTCATCTACACCATTAACCTGGTTGTGACAGATCTGTTGGTTAACCTTTCCCTCCCTACTCGTATCATATTGTACTACAGTGGAGGAAAGTGCCTCAACTGTTCCTACATGCACATATTCAGCTACTTTGTCAACATGTACTGTAGCATCCTCTTCCTCACCAGCATCTGCGTTGATCGCTACCTGGCCATCGTGCAGGCAGAGGCCTCACGGAAGTGGAGGAACCCCGGTGTGGCCAAAGCAGTGTGCGTCTGCATTTGGCTGTTTGCTATCATTGTGACCTACTCACTTCTCACAACGGCCTTCAAGCACTCAGGCTGCTGCCTCTCCAAACTTTTCGCACTGACCGTATTTGAGTTTTTCCTGCCGATGGTGATCATCGTAGTGTTTACTATTCGAATCATGTGCGCCCTTTCCAGCCCGGGCCTCATGCAGCAGAGCCGCGACAGACGCATGAAAGCTGTACAGCTGCTGTCGACCGTGCTGGTTATCTTCACTGTCTGCTTCACGCCGTTTCACATCCGTCAAGTTCTGTTTTACTTCCATCCTGATCTGCCTCATCATGTGATTGTGTACCATGTGACTGTCACCCTCAGCAGCCTGAACAGCTGCTTGGATCCTGTGGTCTACTGTTTCGTCACCACTAACTTTCAGTCTACCATGAAGAGATTTTTCAGGAAGATTGAAAGAGAGCAGACGAGTGGAGACATTATCAGCATGCAGAAGAGCTCAAAGGCTTCAGGCCTTCAGGCCACAGTGATTGCTTTAGCTAATAGTATAAGGATAAACATGAGCCCCGTCCAGCAGGGAAGCCGGCCCGCATAA
- the dgat1b gene encoding diacylglycerol O-acyltransferase 1b has product MIDKDDFRPITRSRRRATITNVKSETVKLRNGETAAASDPKARESFTKNLQAQLSQDSKRKCDLYDKMSCHKLQESMLSSASSFKNYRGILNWCVVMLVLSNARLFLENLLRYGILVDPIQVVSLFLKNPYSWPAACLVIVSNVFILLALYTERKLAMGLISEKAGLLIYIFNLTVVLCFPMIVVLKLPSITPVGGAFALGVYTILFLKLYSYKDVNRWCRERTQAKARSLSRSLSCPSSQSASSGMQSHVSYPGNLSLRDIYYFVLAPTLCYELNFPRSESIRMGFLLRRLFEMLLLTQLLVGLTQQWMVPIIRSSMKPLQEMDYSRMTERLLRLAVPNHLLWLIFFYSFFHSSMNFVAELLRFGDREFYRDWWNSETITYFWQNWNIPVHKWCLRHFYKPLLRRGAGKLLSQSAVFFASAFFHEYLVSVPLRMFRLWAFMGMMAQLPLAWFVARFLRGNYGNAAVWLSLIIGQPIAVLMYVHDYYVTHYQDDPTVTEAL; this is encoded by the exons ATGATTGACAAGGATGATTTTCGGCCCATCACACGGAGTCGTAGGCGCGCGACCATCACGAACGTAAAGAGCGAGACTGTGAAACTCAGAAACGGCGAGACCGCAGCAGCCAGTGATCCCAAGGCACGGGAGTCTTTCACCAAAAACCTACAGGCACAGCTGAGCCAAGACAGCAAACGAAAATGCGATCTCTACGACAAAatgag TTGCCACAAGTTGCAGGAGTCAATGCTGAGTTCTGCGAGCAGCTTCAAAAATTACAGAGGCATCCTGAACTGGTGTGTTGTAATGCTG GTTTTGAGCAATGCACGCCTGTTCTTGGAAAACCTTCTCAG GTATGGCATTTTAGTAGACCCCATTCAAGTGGTGTCATTGTTCCTCAAGAACCCGTATAGCTGGCCTGCTGCATGCCTGGTCATTG TTTCTAATGTTTTTATACTTCTGGCCTTGTACACGGAGAGGAAACTAGCCATG GGGTTGATCAGTGAAAAGGCTGGCCTGCTGATCTACATCTTTAATTTAACAGTCGTCTTATGTTTTCCGATGATTGTTGTGTTGAAGCTGCCATCTATTACACCAG TCGGAGGAGCGTTTGCCTTAGGAGTCTACACCATCCTGTTTTTGAAACTGTACTCGTATAAAGATGTTAACAGGTGGTGCAGAGAAAGAACACAAGCGAAGGCCCGCAGCCTCTCCAGATCTCTTTCGT GTCCATCATCTCAATCTGCGTCCAGCGGTATGCAGTCACATGTGTCTTACCCAGGAAATCTCTCTCTCAGAG atatctattattttgttttggctCCAACCTTGTGCTATGAGCTTAATTTTCCCCGCTCTGAATCCATCCGAATGGGATTTCTGCTCAGGAGGCTTTTTGAGATG TTGCTCCTCACTCAGTTACTGGTTGGTTTAACACAGCAG TGGATGGTGCCAATCATTCGAAGTTCAATGAAGCCATTGCAG gaAATGGACTACTCTAGAATGACAGAGCGTCTGCTTAGACTCGCA GTGCCCAACCATCTCCTCTGGTTGATTTTCTTCTACTCGTTTTTCCATTCCTCAATGAACTTTGTGGCTGAGCTGTTGAGGTTTGGAGATCGGGAATTTTACCGTGACTGGTG GAACTCCGAGACGATAACATACTTCTGGCAAAACTGGAATATTCCTGTGCACAAGTGGTGTCTCCG ACACTTTTATAAGCCGTTGCTGCGAAGAGGTGCTGGCAAGTTACTGAGCCAATCAGCTGTATTTTTCGCCTCTGCTTTTTTTCATGAG TACCTGGTCAGTGTTCCACTCAGGATGTTCAGACTGTGGGCATTTATGGGCATGATGGCACAG CTTCCATTGGCATGGTTTGTGGCCAGGTTTCTTCGGGGTAACTATGGAAATGCTGCTGTGTGGCTCTCACTCATTATTGGTCAACCTATCGCAGTTCTGATGTATGTTCATGACTACTATGTCACCCACTACCAGGATGACCCGACAGTCACTGAAGCTCTGTAA